One Myxococcus stipitatus DNA segment encodes these proteins:
- a CDS encoding DUSAM domain-containing protein: MNPPSWSAFRDLARRVLREDAPLTLTDDVRTLMLRTAEEVSIPDAEEALSTRDGALALLREAERRIGDGSNRLTDALHRMWKFQRQGDYDSARQQMREVLAVEVVHYYRELAMEQLDGMADEP, from the coding sequence ATGAACCCACCCAGCTGGAGCGCGTTCCGGGACCTCGCGCGGCGCGTCCTGCGCGAAGATGCGCCACTGACACTCACGGACGACGTGCGCACCCTCATGTTGCGCACGGCCGAGGAAGTCTCCATCCCCGACGCGGAGGAGGCCTTGAGCACCCGTGATGGAGCCTTGGCCTTGCTGCGCGAAGCAGAGCGCCGCATTGGTGACGGCTCGAACCGCTTGACCGACGCACTGCACCGGATGTGGAAGTTCCAGCGTCAGGGCGACTACGACAGCGCCCGGCAGCAGATGCGCGAAGTGCTGGCCGTCGAAGTGGTCCACTACTACCGCGAGCTTGCGATGGAGCAGCTCGACGGCATGGCCGACGAGCCGTGA
- a CDS encoding sensor histidine kinase: protein MDVRIAASRRPALRPLTCILLLMCLPHEALAASRATTLHDFHHTAWTQKDGAPAGIWALAQTRDGWLWLGTASGLYRFDGVSFERHDLLPRDSLASRSISSILATRAGDLWVSYSFGGTSIRRASGAVEHMLPGGLPLGAPVDSFDEDGSGRVWARTPQGLYIHEAGGWRETTAWGLPRSAWTTFTRDAEDRVWLQGAAGTFLLKKGASRFERVDLGLEADEGLWLGPDGRLWRTPRGKPLRPLVAPGLQPEPPRKARLDTDRGWSSSTQVLARRGEVWRVGCRASGLCRVPLPPEGGPTLSFQETTDRFSARDGLSSDSAMTAMEDREGNIWVGTQSGLDRFRANDVTTLRFPNDAIYFALVVDDSGTAWSGSATMMQDIDRWWRLDAQPTLIPGLEADVTATFLERDGSILLAGSRGAWRFTGGRFEPLPRPPEEQGQRVQAIVRDSAGHLWMSFRASVVYRQEGDRWVRKGGIAELPDLPPARAVNDARGRLWFGYTSNQVAILEGGRARLYSEADGLRTGTVTAILPGTTPLVGGALGLAAFDGERFHALTTSRPDVLRGLTGMLRTRDGTLWLHGHAGGLRIAASDLERALVEPGYAMPFELFDMNDGMPGGAQQVRPLPSLVEGGDGRLWFASANGLGVIDPARLHHNPRPPPVEIRSLVAGDKAHAPAAQLQLPPRTRDVRITYSALALGMPERVAFRYRLQGVDDTWRDPGSRREAIYTNLGPGTYRFQVIAANEDGVWNPEGATVGFDIAPTFAQSRGFVFLCVAAALLSLWGLYALRMWQVTRRLRMRLEERHGERERIARELHDTLLQDIQALMLHVHVATSRMTEGAVRDDLQRALDRADHTLAQGRDRVVALRATHTRQLDLALALQTLGLELSANGGPDFHFGLQGEVSELDPLTADELYHLGREALSNAYAHASARRVELHLVFGRASLRLEVRDDGQGIDARVLRDGGRAGHWGLKGMRERAEKLGGRFDLRCEPGRGTVITVTVSARRAYLRTARVWRRLLARLRRSA from the coding sequence ATGGATGTCCGCATCGCCGCGTCGCGCAGACCCGCCCTTCGGCCGCTCACCTGCATCCTCCTGCTGATGTGCCTGCCCCACGAGGCCCTGGCGGCTTCCCGCGCGACGACGCTCCACGACTTCCACCACACCGCGTGGACCCAGAAGGATGGCGCCCCGGCGGGCATCTGGGCCCTGGCGCAGACACGCGACGGCTGGCTCTGGCTGGGGACCGCGTCGGGGCTGTATCGCTTCGACGGCGTCTCCTTCGAGCGTCACGACCTGCTGCCTCGCGACAGCCTCGCCTCGCGCTCCATCAGCAGCATCCTCGCGACCCGCGCGGGCGACCTCTGGGTCTCCTATTCGTTCGGCGGAACCAGTATCCGGCGGGCCTCGGGCGCGGTCGAACACATGCTCCCGGGAGGACTCCCCCTCGGCGCCCCGGTCGACAGCTTCGACGAGGACGGCTCGGGCCGCGTCTGGGCCCGCACGCCCCAGGGGCTCTACATCCACGAAGCGGGAGGCTGGCGGGAGACCACCGCCTGGGGCCTTCCCCGGAGCGCGTGGACCACGTTCACCCGGGATGCCGAGGATCGGGTGTGGCTCCAGGGAGCGGCCGGCACCTTCCTGTTGAAGAAGGGCGCCAGCCGCTTCGAGCGGGTCGACCTGGGCCTCGAGGCCGACGAGGGCCTGTGGCTGGGCCCCGATGGCCGCCTGTGGCGCACCCCGCGTGGCAAGCCCTTGCGCCCGCTGGTCGCACCAGGACTCCAGCCGGAGCCTCCCCGAAAGGCACGGCTCGATACCGACCGGGGCTGGTCCTCGAGCACCCAGGTCCTCGCGCGGCGAGGCGAGGTCTGGCGGGTCGGGTGCCGCGCCAGCGGCCTCTGCCGCGTGCCCCTTCCCCCGGAGGGCGGCCCCACCCTGTCCTTCCAGGAGACCACGGACCGCTTCAGCGCCCGCGACGGGCTGTCCTCCGACTCCGCGATGACGGCCATGGAAGACCGCGAGGGAAACATCTGGGTCGGCACCCAATCCGGGCTCGACCGCTTCCGAGCCAACGACGTGACCACCCTGCGCTTCCCGAACGACGCCATCTACTTCGCGCTGGTCGTGGATGACTCCGGCACGGCGTGGAGCGGTTCGGCGACCATGATGCAGGACATCGACCGTTGGTGGCGCCTGGACGCCCAGCCCACCCTCATCCCCGGCCTCGAGGCGGATGTCACCGCGACCTTCCTCGAGCGCGACGGCTCCATCCTCCTGGCGGGCTCCCGCGGCGCCTGGCGCTTCACCGGGGGGCGCTTCGAGCCGCTGCCGCGCCCCCCGGAAGAGCAGGGCCAGCGCGTACAGGCCATCGTGCGCGACAGCGCCGGGCACTTGTGGATGTCCTTCCGCGCCTCCGTCGTCTATCGCCAGGAGGGAGACCGGTGGGTGCGCAAGGGCGGCATCGCGGAGCTCCCCGACCTGCCTCCGGCCCGGGCCGTGAACGACGCGCGGGGGCGTCTGTGGTTCGGCTACACCTCGAACCAGGTCGCCATCCTGGAGGGAGGCCGCGCGCGGCTGTATTCGGAGGCGGACGGGCTGCGGACCGGCACGGTGACCGCCATCCTCCCCGGGACGACGCCGCTGGTGGGTGGCGCGCTCGGCCTGGCCGCCTTCGATGGCGAGCGCTTCCACGCCCTCACCACCTCGCGCCCGGACGTCCTGCGAGGCCTCACCGGGATGCTGCGCACCAGGGACGGCACGCTCTGGCTCCATGGGCACGCGGGCGGCCTGCGCATCGCCGCGTCCGACCTCGAGCGCGCGCTGGTGGAGCCGGGCTACGCGATGCCCTTCGAGCTGTTCGACATGAACGACGGCATGCCGGGCGGCGCGCAGCAGGTGCGCCCCCTGCCCTCGCTCGTGGAGGGCGGCGACGGGCGGCTGTGGTTCGCCTCCGCCAACGGCCTGGGCGTCATCGACCCCGCGCGACTCCACCACAATCCCCGCCCCCCGCCCGTGGAGATCCGCTCCCTCGTCGCCGGAGACAAGGCCCACGCCCCCGCCGCCCAGCTCCAGCTGCCTCCCCGCACGCGGGACGTGCGCATCACCTACAGCGCGCTGGCCCTGGGGATGCCGGAGCGCGTCGCCTTCCGGTATCGCTTGCAGGGTGTCGACGACACCTGGCGGGACCCGGGCTCGCGCCGCGAGGCCATCTACACGAACCTGGGCCCTGGGACGTACCGCTTCCAGGTCATCGCCGCCAACGAGGACGGCGTCTGGAACCCGGAGGGCGCCACCGTCGGCTTCGACATCGCGCCGACGTTCGCGCAATCCCGCGGGTTCGTCTTCCTCTGCGTCGCCGCCGCCCTCCTCTCCCTGTGGGGCCTGTATGCCCTGCGCATGTGGCAGGTCACCCGGCGGCTGCGCATGCGGCTGGAGGAACGCCACGGTGAACGGGAGCGCATCGCCCGCGAGCTGCACGACACGCTGCTCCAGGACATCCAGGCGCTGATGCTCCACGTCCACGTGGCCACGTCCCGGATGACCGAGGGCGCGGTGCGCGACGACCTCCAGCGCGCGTTGGACCGCGCGGACCACACGCTCGCGCAAGGCCGGGACCGGGTCGTCGCGCTTCGCGCCACGCACACGCGCCAGCTCGACCTCGCGCTCGCGCTCCAGACGCTGGGCCTGGAGCTGAGCGCGAATGGCGGACCGGACTTCCACTTCGGCCTCCAGGGCGAGGTGAGCGAGCTGGATCCACTGACCGCGGACGAGCTGTATCACCTCGGCCGGGAGGCGCTCTCCAATGCCTACGCCCACGCCAGCGCCCGGCGCGTGGAGCTCCACCTCGTCTTCGGCCGTGCGTCGCTGCGGCTGGAGGTCCGCGACGACGGCCAGGGCATCGACGCGCGGGTCCTGCGCGACGGCGGACGCGCGGGCCACTGGGGACTCAAGGGCATGCGCGAGCGCGCGGAGAAGCTGGGCGGTCGGTTCGACCTCCGCTGCGAGCCAGGCCGCGGCACCGTCATCACCGTCACCGTGAGCGCCCGGCGCGCCTACCTGCGCACCGCTCGGGTCTGGCGCCGCCTCCTCGCACGCCTCCGCCGGAGCGCCTGA
- a CDS encoding alpha/beta hydrolase family protein has protein sequence MNHTLNRRSLLRAGLGITGGLALLRAAPAGAAPGARGAGAPVSNAPERPWWELGLMSDPVMENQLLHFLAATYSAQADIGEVLDTAHRIVPGDDWSWPTEWVSTADRLRGMADASLTRNRRHSAGQALLRAANYYRAALIHHPDPAHPSVLETGRKAVIAYEQALVLLRMPATPVRIPYEGTTLPGYFFRSPHARGHAPLFIFHQGRDAWPEESKYVIDAALERGYHCLIVHAPGQGMAVREQHLAFRPDWEKVITPIIDFAVRIAGVDSRRIALGGWSMGGALVPRAAAFERRIKLLIPNPGVLDWGQSMFEQFNALFPELMPLLDTDPAAFDAAMAELMGQVFLYRWYMRDSMSKHGASSPSDLMFKLRAFTNVPVVHRIRCRTLVMDGTEEAYSSGQARKLFDALTCPKDYLLFTEEDTGLLHCQEAAQAVANHRMFDWVDEYL, from the coding sequence ATGAATCACACATTGAATCGTCGTTCCCTGCTCCGCGCGGGCCTGGGCATCACCGGAGGGTTGGCGTTGTTGCGCGCGGCGCCCGCTGGCGCGGCCCCTGGCGCGAGGGGCGCCGGCGCCCCGGTGTCCAACGCGCCGGAGCGCCCCTGGTGGGAGCTGGGGTTGATGTCGGACCCGGTGATGGAGAACCAGCTGCTGCACTTCCTGGCGGCGACGTACAGCGCCCAGGCGGACATCGGCGAGGTGCTGGACACCGCGCACCGCATCGTGCCCGGCGATGACTGGAGCTGGCCCACGGAGTGGGTGAGCACGGCGGACCGGCTGCGGGGGATGGCCGACGCCAGCCTGACTCGCAACCGGCGTCACAGCGCGGGGCAGGCGCTGTTGCGGGCGGCCAACTACTACCGCGCCGCGCTCATCCACCATCCGGACCCGGCGCACCCCAGCGTCCTGGAGACAGGCCGCAAGGCGGTGATCGCGTACGAGCAGGCGCTGGTGCTGTTGCGGATGCCCGCCACGCCCGTGCGGATTCCGTACGAGGGCACCACGCTGCCCGGGTACTTCTTCCGCTCGCCCCATGCGCGGGGGCACGCGCCCCTGTTCATCTTCCACCAGGGGCGGGACGCGTGGCCGGAGGAGTCCAAGTACGTCATCGACGCGGCGCTGGAGCGGGGCTACCACTGCCTCATCGTCCACGCGCCGGGCCAGGGCATGGCCGTGCGCGAGCAGCACCTGGCCTTCCGGCCGGACTGGGAGAAGGTCATCACGCCCATCATCGACTTCGCCGTCCGCATCGCGGGCGTGGACTCGCGGCGAATCGCCCTGGGGGGCTGGAGCATGGGCGGGGCGCTCGTGCCCCGCGCGGCGGCGTTCGAGCGGCGCATCAAGCTGCTCATTCCCAACCCGGGCGTGCTGGACTGGGGCCAGTCGATGTTCGAGCAGTTCAACGCCCTGTTCCCGGAGCTGATGCCGCTGCTCGACACCGACCCGGCCGCCTTCGACGCGGCCATGGCGGAGCTGATGGGCCAGGTGTTCCTGTACCGCTGGTACATGCGTGACTCGATGTCCAAGCACGGCGCCAGCTCGCCCTCGGACCTGATGTTCAAGCTGCGCGCGTTCACCAACGTGCCCGTCGTTCACCGCATCCGCTGCCGCACGCTCGTCATGGACGGCACGGAGGAGGCGTACTCGAGCGGTCAGGCGCGCAAGCTCTTCGACGCCCTGACCTGCCCGAAGGACTACCTGCTCTTCACCGAGGAGGACACCGGCCTGCTGCACTGCCAGGAAGCCGCGCAGGCCGTGGCCAACCACCGCATGTTCGACTGGGTGGACGAGTACCTCTGA
- a CDS encoding alpha/beta hydrolase family protein, with translation MKKGTSFLMGVVLTLAWASTAAAQSSFTATYRGGSGTLCGTTYNIRGQEPTASGKYPVFIYTVGTTEQYDHSSALAAVEEMASRGYVAATVEYENATFGSCTTINSRAKCTYDGSRSTSALATLCARSKADCSKGIVVAGFSQGSVMAMLAKNHDSRVQAAYALGAGVNYSIYNLSSCVANGNRALPSNRLRVINGEQDIFIGPTEALVRSQNTETTGYSCPLSTNCLQSNGSGWYIIKDLQVGDLQADHCYMRTGTCVGLLLDTTWRYGTDPWSLRTNLNWLTQFTTP, from the coding sequence ATGAAGAAGGGCACGAGCTTCCTGATGGGCGTGGTCCTCACGCTGGCGTGGGCCTCCACGGCGGCGGCGCAGAGCAGCTTCACGGCGACCTACCGCGGCGGCAGCGGCACGCTGTGCGGCACGACGTACAACATCCGCGGCCAGGAGCCCACCGCCTCCGGCAAGTATCCGGTGTTCATCTACACGGTGGGCACCACGGAGCAGTACGACCACTCGTCCGCGCTGGCCGCGGTGGAGGAGATGGCGTCGCGCGGATATGTCGCGGCCACCGTGGAGTACGAGAACGCCACGTTCGGCTCGTGCACCACCATCAACAGCCGCGCCAAGTGCACCTACGACGGGAGCCGGTCCACGAGCGCGCTCGCCACGCTGTGCGCGCGCTCGAAGGCGGACTGCTCCAAGGGCATCGTGGTCGCGGGCTTCAGCCAGGGGTCCGTCATGGCCATGCTCGCCAAGAACCATGACTCGCGCGTCCAAGCGGCCTACGCCCTGGGCGCGGGGGTCAACTACTCCATCTACAACCTGAGCTCCTGCGTGGCCAATGGCAACCGCGCCCTGCCCAGCAACCGCCTGCGCGTCATCAACGGCGAGCAGGACATCTTCATCGGGCCCACGGAGGCCCTGGTGCGCTCGCAGAACACGGAGACGACCGGCTACTCCTGCCCCCTGTCCACCAACTGCCTCCAGAGCAACGGCAGCGGCTGGTACATCATCAAGGACCTCCAGGTGGGCGACCTCCAGGCCGACCACTGCTACATGCGCACCGGCACCTGCGTCGGCCTGCTGCTCGACACCACCTGGCGCTATGGCACCGACCCCTGGTCCCTGCGCACCAACCTCAACTGGCTGACCCAGTTCACCACCCCGTGA
- a CDS encoding Lrp/AsnC family transcriptional regulator, which yields MPELDRIDRTILSALQNNARLSNKALAAKVGLAPSSCLARVRKLEEEGVIKGYQADLDSEALGLGLQALISVQLRLHVGEAFGNIGDHLRSLPEAVAVYCLGGATDFLVHVACRDTDHLRRLTIQSFTSRPEVSRIETSLVFSYARLELPVDHAHGAGIQPRER from the coding sequence ATGCCCGAGCTCGACCGAATCGATCGCACCATCCTGAGCGCGCTCCAGAACAATGCTCGGCTGTCGAACAAGGCGCTGGCCGCGAAGGTGGGCCTGGCTCCGTCTTCCTGCCTCGCGCGGGTGCGCAAGCTGGAGGAGGAGGGCGTCATCAAGGGGTATCAGGCGGACCTGGACTCCGAAGCGCTGGGGCTCGGCCTCCAGGCGCTCATCTCCGTGCAGCTGCGCCTGCATGTCGGCGAGGCGTTCGGCAACATCGGTGACCACCTGCGCTCGCTGCCGGAGGCCGTGGCCGTCTACTGCCTGGGTGGGGCCACGGACTTCCTCGTCCACGTCGCGTGCCGGGACACCGACCACCTGCGTCGGTTGACCATCCAGTCCTTCACCAGCCGGCCGGAGGTGAGCCGTATCGAGACATCCCTGGTGTTCTCATACGCGCGGCTGGAGTTGCCGGTGGACCATGCCCACGGCGCCGGCATCCAGCCGCGCGAGCGCTGA
- a CDS encoding tail fiber domain-containing protein → MKVGTLFVTLGCLSVGAGGCGEEKAPEKGWEVGSGLRLDPDNVVSVQYGAGPGTVVEGSDARLSDARAPLPGSPSYIQNGAQAQDASLSVTGAATAKSGLFVDATSVVATPAPLLRVVNTNASSPTWDSFPVFTVDAAGGLLVRGELGHGTSPMTGTGMRLAWFPGKGAFRAGSAETEWDEASLGFYSWAGGSRTTASGFAAFAFGDRCKALGVGAACFGVESVASGSVSFATGASATASGFGSIAQGYTTTASGQGAVALGYRVSADADYSTAMGHRVSSGGFSGAFIWGDQSTATPSTNTAANQFMVRAAGGIQLRTNSTLTTGCNLPAGSGVFSCTSDRHQKEDFHPVDGERLLEKVARLPVETWRYKEESAGVRHLGPVAQDFRAAFGLGTDDTSIGMLDIDGVNMAAIQALERRTRELRTVSAEVETLRAELLRIRRDMARLSATRAHP, encoded by the coding sequence ATGAAAGTGGGAACGCTGTTCGTCACACTGGGGTGCCTGTCCGTGGGGGCCGGAGGCTGTGGAGAGGAGAAGGCCCCGGAGAAGGGGTGGGAGGTCGGGTCGGGACTCCGACTCGACCCGGACAACGTGGTCAGCGTCCAGTACGGCGCGGGGCCGGGAACCGTCGTGGAGGGAAGCGACGCCCGGCTCAGTGATGCGCGCGCGCCGTTGCCAGGCAGCCCCAGCTACATCCAGAACGGGGCGCAGGCCCAGGACGCCTCCCTGTCGGTGACGGGGGCCGCCACCGCGAAGTCCGGCCTGTTCGTCGACGCGACATCGGTCGTCGCCACGCCCGCGCCGTTGCTGCGCGTGGTGAACACGAACGCGAGCTCACCCACCTGGGACTCCTTCCCCGTGTTCACCGTCGACGCCGCGGGCGGGCTGCTGGTCCGAGGTGAGCTGGGACACGGCACGTCGCCGATGACCGGCACGGGCATGCGCCTGGCGTGGTTCCCGGGCAAGGGCGCGTTTCGTGCTGGGAGCGCGGAGACCGAATGGGATGAGGCGTCGCTGGGGTTCTACTCCTGGGCGGGAGGCAGCCGGACCACGGCCAGCGGCTTCGCCGCGTTCGCGTTCGGCGACCGGTGCAAGGCGCTGGGCGTCGGAGCGGCGTGCTTCGGCGTCGAGAGCGTGGCCTCGGGCTCCGTGAGCTTCGCGACGGGGGCGAGCGCCACCGCCAGTGGCTTCGGCTCCATCGCCCAGGGGTACACCACCACCGCCTCGGGGCAGGGGGCCGTGGCGCTGGGCTACAGGGTCTCGGCGGATGCCGACTACAGCACGGCCATGGGCCACCGGGTGTCGTCGGGCGGCTTCTCCGGCGCGTTCATCTGGGGCGACCAGTCGACCGCGACTCCCTCCACCAACACGGCGGCCAACCAGTTCATGGTCCGCGCCGCGGGCGGCATCCAGTTGCGGACGAACTCCACGCTGACCACGGGCTGCAACCTGCCCGCGGGCTCCGGGGTGTTCTCCTGCACGTCGGACCGTCACCAGAAGGAGGACTTCCACCCCGTGGATGGCGAGCGGCTCCTCGAGAAGGTAGCGCGCCTGCCCGTGGAGACCTGGCGCTACAAGGAGGAGTCGGCCGGCGTGCGGCACCTCGGCCCGGTGGCCCAGGACTTCCGCGCGGCCTTCGGCCTGGGCACGGACGACACGAGCATCGGCATGCTCGACATCGACGGCGTCAACATGGCCGCCATCCAGGCCCTGGAGCGACGCACGCGGGAGCTGCGCACCGTGAGCGCCGAGGTCGAGACACTGCGAGCGGAGTTGCTCCGGATTCGCCGCGACATGGCCCGCCTGTCCGCCACGCGCGCACACCCCTGA
- a CDS encoding fatty acid desaturase family protein, which yields MNSTNLSTASLPVDDPKSLRAELRRLLPPEAFKPQPLRGVFTLALVPVMAALMGAVAWGGLPWWACLPLSFALGQMVTAVGLAAHEALHHAVFRSRRLEELIGWVGFAPFLVTPGNWRAWHVQAHHSAANIHLQDPDILPRQPDLRTHRFARMFHAISPGSGHWLSFVSFSLFFTAQGQAFLWYHCDQPQFRHVKLNRLRERLLTVLVTLGWVALGGAMGPRGALYALVLPLVFANISLMIYIATNHWLQPASEEHDNPFVNTASVETHPVMDWLHLNFSYHQEHHIFPAMSPRFAPLVREHLRRLNPEASTVYPHLRALRMLYARPALYSPTDGHTLVGPEGTPAVTTGELRQRLLARETLA from the coding sequence ATGAACTCGACGAACCTGTCGACGGCGTCCCTGCCCGTCGACGACCCGAAGTCGCTGCGCGCGGAGCTGCGCCGTCTCCTCCCTCCGGAGGCCTTCAAGCCCCAACCCCTCCGGGGTGTCTTCACACTGGCGCTGGTGCCGGTGATGGCGGCGCTGATGGGGGCCGTGGCCTGGGGTGGGCTGCCCTGGTGGGCCTGCCTGCCGCTCTCCTTCGCGCTGGGGCAGATGGTGACGGCGGTGGGGCTCGCGGCCCACGAGGCGCTGCACCACGCGGTGTTCCGGAGCCGGCGCCTGGAGGAGCTCATCGGCTGGGTGGGCTTCGCTCCCTTCCTGGTGACCCCAGGCAACTGGCGGGCCTGGCATGTCCAGGCCCACCACAGCGCCGCGAACATCCACCTCCAGGACCCGGACATCCTCCCTCGCCAGCCGGACCTGCGCACCCACCGCTTCGCCCGCATGTTCCACGCCATCTCCCCGGGCTCGGGGCACTGGCTCAGCTTCGTCAGCTTCAGCCTGTTCTTCACCGCCCAGGGCCAGGCGTTCCTCTGGTACCACTGCGACCAGCCCCAGTTCCGGCACGTGAAGCTGAACCGGCTGCGCGAGCGGCTGCTGACGGTGCTCGTCACGCTGGGGTGGGTGGCGCTGGGCGGGGCCATGGGCCCCAGGGGCGCGCTCTACGCGCTCGTCCTCCCGCTCGTCTTCGCCAACATCTCGCTGATGATCTACATCGCCACCAACCACTGGCTCCAGCCGGCCTCGGAGGAGCACGACAACCCCTTCGTGAACACGGCCAGCGTGGAGACCCACCCGGTGATGGACTGGCTCCACCTGAACTTCAGCTACCACCAGGAGCACCACATCTTCCCCGCGATGAGCCCCCGGTTCGCGCCGCTGGTGCGCGAACACCTGCGAAGGCTCAACCCGGAGGCCTCCACCGTCTACCCCCACCTGCGCGCCCTGCGGATGCTGTACGCCCGCCCGGCGCTGTACTCCCCCACCGACGGGCACACCCTCGTGGGGCCGGAGGGTACGCCCGCGGTGACGACGGGGGAGCTGCGTCAGCGCCTGCTCGCCCGGGAGACCCTGGCCTGA
- a CDS encoding HEAT repeat domain-containing protein, giving the protein MGLLNSVFGGGTSLDISLDSDTVRAGDTLTGTITVKGGKKAATITALQVKVLGSRVGGAGDFEHRLLFDGPIARDVALPAGSPVEIPLSVDIPSDADPTHDYQLTASADIPGVADPSGKVAFSVEGDASSEEDEVEGINAEGIRDIMTRWPALLKGDEEAFDAALREIDDNLSPLDDYAIIAVVKRRFNDSNSSLRHSAIALCARLLGERADESDLEPFLELTSSDDVEVLDQVVGVTHMFGPIGELVLERLIDSPHARVRKDVGQKLAIVGGPRQRELAERLRADPDAEVAASGLRALGGKLLADPAIVEALTRAAVESPDEEVRVQALHALSDALYEDDPGVALPAFSANVQNASWRVRATIAGDIPRWPQSPEVMGLIETLAADEEFMVRTRLVGGVHGRCPDHLRPLWEQLAASDPHEDVRSHARLILEN; this is encoded by the coding sequence ATGGGTCTCCTCAACTCCGTATTCGGCGGTGGTACCTCACTCGACATCAGCCTGGACTCGGACACGGTCCGCGCGGGCGACACGCTGACGGGCACCATCACGGTGAAGGGCGGCAAGAAGGCCGCGACCATCACCGCCCTCCAGGTCAAGGTGCTCGGCTCCCGCGTGGGAGGCGCCGGGGACTTCGAGCACCGGCTGCTGTTCGACGGCCCCATCGCGCGGGACGTGGCGCTGCCGGCGGGGAGCCCCGTCGAAATCCCGCTGAGCGTGGACATCCCCTCGGACGCGGACCCCACCCACGACTACCAGCTCACCGCGTCCGCGGACATCCCCGGGGTCGCGGACCCCTCCGGCAAGGTGGCCTTCTCCGTCGAGGGCGACGCGTCCTCCGAGGAGGACGAGGTGGAGGGCATCAACGCCGAGGGCATCCGCGACATCATGACCCGCTGGCCCGCGCTGCTGAAGGGCGACGAGGAGGCCTTCGACGCGGCCCTCCGGGAGATCGACGACAACCTCTCCCCCCTGGACGACTACGCGATCATCGCGGTGGTCAAGCGCCGGTTCAATGATTCGAACAGCAGCCTCCGTCACAGCGCCATCGCCCTCTGCGCGCGGCTGCTGGGTGAGCGCGCGGACGAGAGCGACCTGGAACCCTTCCTGGAGCTGACCTCGAGCGACGATGTGGAGGTCCTGGACCAGGTGGTCGGCGTGACGCACATGTTCGGTCCCATTGGCGAGCTCGTCCTCGAGCGGTTGATCGACAGCCCCCATGCCCGGGTGCGCAAGGACGTGGGTCAGAAGCTGGCCATCGTGGGAGGCCCCCGGCAACGGGAGCTGGCCGAGCGCCTGCGGGCCGACCCGGACGCGGAGGTCGCCGCTTCGGGCCTGCGCGCGCTGGGCGGCAAGCTCCTGGCGGACCCGGCCATCGTGGAGGCGCTGACGCGGGCCGCGGTGGAGTCCCCCGACGAGGAGGTGCGCGTCCAGGCCCTGCACGCGCTCTCGGACGCGCTCTACGAGGACGACCCGGGCGTCGCCCTCCCCGCCTTCTCCGCGAACGTCCAGAACGCCTCCTGGCGCGTGCGCGCGACGATTGCCGGCGACATCCCCCGCTGGCCCCAGTCGCCGGAGGTGATGGGGCTCATCGAGACGCTGGCGGCCGACGAGGAGTTCATGGTGCGCACCCGGCTCGTCGGCGGCGTCCACGGCAGGTGCCCCGACCACCTGCGCCCCCTGTGGGAGCAGCTCGCCGCGAGCGACCCGCACGAAGACGTCCGCTCGCACGCGCGCCTCATCCTGGAGAACTGA